TACTATTGTGATTCGATGTTAATCTATAAGTGGGTTTTCACGTAGAGCAGCCTTAATGTAATAGTTTCTTTTTACACTGGCCGTGGATAGAAACGGCAGCTATGGGccaaaatttactttttcggtCCAATTGCATGTAATAAAACGGGTGAAGCCGAAGTAACccaaaaaactgaaaagtattggttttttttattttttgaaggtACTGTTAGTTCGGgcttgatttctttttcttttttttggaagatgtcAATTTTGATGCACTCGGACTATTGTTGATTTCCTTCCTTTCAGCTCTGTTTGGTTGAATGTAAAATGTTCTATAATTACAATATTTTccaagtaaaatatttttacatgaTTTTACGACCTTTTTCCTTGATTGAGGCCCAATTTTATTTCACAAACCAGGAACTCATCTACTTGGCGTCTATTGTAGCATTTGGTATTTGAAGAAAGCCTAGGGAATTTCCACCCCGGCTTGGGGTATCAAGGAGTCCAtgtggtagagagagaaagagtcttgctagagagagagagtgtttgcAAAGCATTTGTGAATGTGTAAATGTGGGACCCGGGGACCTTGCCTAGCGGCACCTCTGCCGTGCGGGTGCCAGGCGGTCAATCCGGCTGTTCATCTAAAAATCGACTGCCCGGATCAaaacattttttccttttccttttccttttctttttttttttttaaattcattcgGTACCTTTGCATCTGAactatccaaaacacttttggacggctgaaatgcgctcggcacccctgccaagcacccttGCTTGGCAGGATCTCCCAGTCCATAAATAAATGTGGCCCACCCAAGACTCATGTTGAGAGACGCAATAGATTTGCGGATCCAACAATGTTGAGTGGCGGAAGATGATGGTTAGGGTTTGAAATCTGAGTAAAAGGCTAGAGAAGTCCATACCAAATCAAGCTTTTACTTTACACAAATCTGAATAAAAATTAGAGTAACGAGAGGAGATGATCTAAGGATGTGTAGCACATAAAACATTTTGCCCTGAAGAAATACCAAATACCAGTAAGTACTAGAACTTACACAACTCACAGAACCAAGATCAAAATACATGAGAAACACTGCACAATAACTACAATTCTCACTCTGAAAAAATCAAGTACCATTTTCCTTCCCGGTATGGGGCAATTATAGTTATCGACACAATTACTGACGGCCCGCAAAATTAAGAGGCTGCAACAACCAAGTGACCTTAACCAGTAATATGAACACGAGAAATGCTTGTTATGCCAAAAGCAATAAGACCACAAAGAGATCATATACGTAGCTGCTTCAGATTTCCGTGTCTGGTCATCTTCCGCCAGACAACTCAACAGCATCTTGATTATAAACGGAGTCCTCTCCCCAATCGAATCTTCTCTGTAGTCTCTCGTACTCTTGCCTACGGTTAACTTCGACATGTTGCCATTCTTCCCACCTCTCAGCCAGTCCCTCACCTTCTAACATCCGAACCACCTCAGACATCAAAGGACGGTCCTCAGGCGATGATTGGGTGCAGAGTAGAGCAACCTGAATCATCATCTCCACTTCTTGTATGTTGTAGTGCTTGTTTAGGTTTCGGTCCACAATATCATCAAGTCTTTTCTCCCTTTCCAGTTTCTTGACCTTCAAGCAAACAAGATGATTGGCTAAACAATAGATGGCCCAAAAAGGGAAATACGGTGCACAACTAGCAAACCTCCCTAAAGTTTCTTACTTTACATGGCATGCAGTAATGGAACTATGGAATTTGACACGGATACCGCAGGAAGAATGTGACAGGAATAACTCAAAGTCTCAAACCAGGAAGAAAAGCAAGTAAGATTCGTTAGTTTGTGAGTCTGTGACACAATACTCTGCTCAAATACCACGTGAAATTCAAATGCCCCCAAAGTTCATTTATAGAAAATTTGTAACAAATTTCTGTTTCATCAAATATGCAAATGTCACGCTGAAAGTATTGTGGAGCGGTGGCCCCATTTTAAGGAATCAGCAACATCTTGGTCAAACTTATTAGTGTCACTAGTAAACATGAAAACACACACGGAAcaatatgaaaacaaaaatgacaaCAAAGTCCTTCCATGCGGTCTCTGAAGACCATCAACGGAAAAAGGATTGTCAAAGTTGATTGCCAAGGTTACCATTGAGAAGGGAGGGGCTAATGCATAGAGATGTTTGATATAGCAAGTGTGAGAAAACAAGCAAGATGTCTGTAGTTCTATCACTACCCTACCCCATTCCCACCCATAAACTCCCACTGGGGAGATGTGAAAGACAGACAAACAGAGATGGTACACAAATAAGGAACTAGGACCATACGAAGGCTAACTTACATGGTCAAGCAATAAaacatcatcttcttcttccaggCGTGAAAAGTCTATCGCCCTTTGACCTGTCACAAGCTCCAGAAGCATTATCCCATAACCAAAAACATCCGTCCGTTCTGATGACTTACCAGTGGACAAGTATTCGGGGGCTATGTGACCCATTGTCCCACGAACTTGAGTTGTCACGTTAGTCCTTCTTACATCCACCAACTTTGCCAGGCCAAAGTCACCAACGACTGCTTCAAAATCTTCATCCAGTAACACATTAGCAGCCTTAACATCCCGATGGATAATTTTGGGATTACAATGTTCATGAAGGTACTCTAGCCCACGAGCTGTACCTAAAGCCACTCGTTTTCTTGTAGACCAATCTAAAACAGGCTCCCCAGGTTTTATTTCTGAGTTCAATGTATAGAGACAGATAAACATCATGAGAAAATCCACTAAAGGTTGATctccaaaatcaaaaaacatTCATGTCCATAAGAATGTACAAATTCTCCTTAATAGAATCAGTACGAACAAGAATTCGAAATGTTTTCTCCCCTTCTTTCTTCCTTGAATCTCTCTCAAATTTGAAGACATTAACTTCACCTAATTCACCACTAGACAAGGAATAGATTGCAAGATTTATTCTTACCTCAATAGAGCATACTGGATAAACACATACAAACAGTTCTATCAATCCCgctgtttggaaaaaaaaaaaaaaaaattcccgcTGTTTGAAGGAAGATTTCAAGTAGATACCCCTAGAATGTTACATTAACTAAACTTACTCAAAGGAGTAAAAATCAGTACAATGAGCTGCATCGTTCAACAATTtacaaaaaatggaaattttcaaaatgcaaTTGGCTTGATGCCTGAAGTTGTGGTGTGTGCAGAATTGTTTTGCAACTTAATCATGTTAACTGTGAAGTAAACCATAGTGCTTCCTTTATTGGAAAATAGCGTCGGGCTACTTATTTTCATCAGTCTACCCTGTTTACTTTGATTACCAAAATAATTGTACTTGTGAAAGCTCCAAGTTAGCCAACGCCATCATGTTGTTCTGAATTCCCAAAGCTAAGGTACAAACATTTGACTGGTGTAGTAAGAACCCAGATGTCATACGAAGGGTATGCTTGCTTTTCCAAACATATAAAAGTTGAAGGATCTGGATAAGCATCGCAGAATATCTACTGTTTCTCAGTTCTTCCTGCTCTCTCTAATTTCTTGCTCGTGCAGCATCACTATTAGTACTAGTTAGTACTTACTCTCCTTACACTGGGACCCTCTATCTAAATATCTAACTGAACTCATAGATAAACAAAATGGCACAAACCATTGAATATATACTTAGAAGTCTAGAATGTATACTGACATCGAACACAAAATAAACTAGAATCGCTATAGAAGGGAGAAAGAAACATGGCTAAAGGACTTCTATTAGTATCCTTTCTTTGGATAGATAAATTAAAGTCTATTACCTCGTAGACGATAGGCAACACTTAAATTCTGCATGAAGGGATACACCAAAAGGCGTTCTGTTGGTGTAGTGCAGAACCCAATCAGATGTAATAGATTCCGATGAACAGCTACACTTATCATCTCAACTTCACGCTGGAATGCTGCATCTCCAccaggactctcataatcagtCAATCGTTTCACAGCAATTTTTGTATTATCAGAAAGCACTCCTTTATAAACCTTTCCAAAACCCCCCTGTCCTAGGACATTCTTCTCGTTAAAGTTGTCTGTAGCTAGCTGTAATTCCCtccaagaaaatctttttaactgGCCAAATGGAATTCTTCTGTCAACTTCACCTGGGCATgcaagatatatattttttagattcactCCTCCAGCAAATAGACAAAGGAAACCAAATCACACACCATGGGACTAACTAAAATACAGTAACCAAGTATGCAAATCAGAAACTAATCATATTTCAAGTTTGATTATCGTTTATTACTCCTAGTTTTACCTCGAAATTGTTGAAACATACAATCGATATTCTCTGAATTTCTCAATTAGTCTGCTGGCATCAAAGATGCTCCATGACTTCATTGGGGAATATCAACTAACCTTAACGATTGCAAACTAAGTTACATATGCTCTTACCTtcagttcttaaaaaataaatgcacGACTTTTTCGATATTTTGCTAATTTTATAACCCACATAGAGAATTAAcgcaaaacagaaaaagaacgAACAAATTCGTAAATGACTACTCACACCACAACGTCAAatctgaaaataaataaaaggttaACGGTATTCCTTGCTAACCCCTGGAACTACTGACTGAACAACTCTGCCCTCAAACTCATTCCCCCATGAAAAAAGCAGTGTTGTGCActtgaaattttcaaactcaCAACCGACAAGTCACATTACACCAAGTACCAACAGCTAACAAGCACTGACcttgatttacccaaaaaaaaaaaaagcattgacCAAGGTTTTTGTGATGGGGCTCAAACTgctatttatggaaggttctcTGCTTCCACCATTAGCCGTCCGAGAATAACATGTCAATTAGTTTAAGGGTTGACATCAGGCAAACAGGCAGTCACAATTTAATCTCTTATCTCACAACGAGATGAGTCATAATTTTGATCTACAAATCTGGCACCCTAAATTTGAAATTAAGGACTAAATTTCCAGCCCAGCTCCTACATATCATAATACCAAAAGAAAATGTTAGGCTTGTGCAGAGAGCAGATAGAAACAAGTCTGTTAAAACATTTGAGTACTCTATGCCACGCAATGTTTAGATGGGGTTAGACAATAGATTCATGTTTTTAATCAGATATGAGCTTAATCCTAAATATCTGGAAGCATTGGCATTCAATCTGGTTCTAAAGTTTAAACTAACAAGCAACACAAACCTGCGACATCGACAAAAACTTCACGCCTGTATACCTTATGCCTTCCCTTCCAAAAGAGTAACAGCAGGCCTCCAACAACAAGAAGACATACAATTCCAACAATGATTCCAAGTACAGTTCCAATCTTCGATTTATTAGAAGAGCCTGTCAACAAACCCAAGTCATGAAATAAGCTTCCCGAAAAGATTATTATACAGCAGCAAATAAAGCTGAGTCGAGTTTAAAAAACAATATCTAATCCTCTTACCGACACTACCAGATGCACAACGTTGGGAACCATTTATGCCACAATTCAAATGGTTTCCTGTAAAACTGAAATCAGTATCAGAAGTCAAATCAATAGGAacaaagatgagagagagagagagagagagagagagagagagagagagagagagagagagagagagaaatcaaatcAGTGAAATATTTTCTGCTGACTTTCATAATTATGAGCTCGTGTCTTTAGAAAAGTTGAACATACTTGTATTTGGGAACTTTGAATAAACCCCCAGGTATTTGACCACTCAGACCATTCGAACCAAGCTGACTACAAAGTAATTACAGAAGCCATATAAATAATTCTACCATATAATCAAGGAACATTGGGAATAATCCATATAACACTTAATTACTTACATATCAGTCAAGCTTGCAAGATTTGAGAGTGAGTCAGGGATGGTCCCCGTGAGATTGTTTTGACTCAAATACCTGCTTGCATAGTCAAGTAAATGCATTTGTACTGATATTCTTCTAAAATAAATTTACAGTAACAATGCCAAATGttacaaagagaaaaaattgaataagatgCAGAAAGTAACACATACAATAACTGAAGCTTTGGGAGATTGCCAAGAGAAGGTGGTATTTCACCAGTTAAACAGTTATCATCCAGATCCAACATAGTCAAGCTTGTCAAAGTTCCAAATTCCTCCGGTATCTCACCAGTTATGGCATTTCGTTGCAGTACACTGCAGGATAAATGATTCTAACAACTATCAGTCAATAAAATTTAAACATATAAAATAGGACATTGACATAGGTTTCTAAAACGACTATAAGGTTCCTTTCTTCAATGTTTCTTCTTatcttcatcttctttattTTGATTCCCAGCACTCTTGCGCAATATTTACAGCCACAAGCAACATTCTTTCTGCATAATCAAATCCCTAAAACCTTTACAACCCCAACCCAAGTTAACCATTCTAGCTCCAAAATACTGAATCCTCCCTGCTGTCCAGAAATTTAGCAAGTTAACTACTTAAATTTGAGACCTAAAATAGCATCAAGTCTCCAAAATATTGAATCCTCCGTCTAGTGAGCTCTATCATACTTCATGCACCCTATGACATATCTCGCAATTAAGAAGTAAACGCACTTCTAGGAAGCTGGTGTGTTCGTGTCGGAGTCGGAGACATCCCTAACACGCTGGACACACCCTGAGGCGTGTTAGACACCCTTCCAAAGGCCCCCCATTTTATCACTTTTTCAAAGCTGGGAATCCTACGGGCACTTGAGGGACCCTGTATCCCTCGCTTATAAACAAATGGAACACAGTAAAAGTGAAAGGGACACAATAGTAAAGAGAAACTATATGTTACTATAAACAGTAATCCCTTGTTGTCGCCCTTTAGGCCTAAAGAATTTGGTGTTACATGATGAAACAATGTTTTCATCTTGTTTAGGTTTATCAATGTAAAAGCTTGTCCTAAACCGATTAATTATCCCTCCAATTAATAGTATATGAACCTAGACAACCTCTACACTCATTGGCAATTAGTTTTCAATTGAATACTTTGACATGGTAACAGAGCCAGGCTTTCAAAAGCAATTGCACAAGACTAAGAAGATTTTTCCCCCTTTCGTTTGTGCCCTAAGTGCACATATTCAGCTGTAGTTTCGATTTTCTAGATCCTTCCTCTACCACTCCATCGGATGAAGTGTTAGAATTCGTACAACATTTGTTAATTGTAGTCACTATTAAGGTATCCTGTGAATATATGACTGcagatcccaaaaaaaaatgtagaatcAGAGAGTCCCACCCAAAAAGTGCACAACACTAGCAGATTATACATTCACCAGATTTCTGTTTATAAAGTCTTCAACCCTACCAGTCACAAAACTTCCTTtctaaaaattccaaaaatggCTTCAGGCAAATTAAACTGCACTGAGCTGTAATTCTTAAACATACAGTGTTTGAAGGGTCTTCAAAGCTCCGATTTTAGGGGACAAGACTCCAGAAAAACCCAAATCCGATAATGATCTGCAAACACACAATCAGACACCACATTTGAGGTCTTATGATGGCAACTACAGATTGAAGCCTTGATCCATAAGTCACAAGCTTATGGAAGTGCTGAGAGCAATATAATAGCAAGCATTTCATACACAGAAGCAAAGCAAAATAAGCGTGCGCATTACTTACACATAAATGACATTATTGTTCTTGTCACAGGTTACTTTGGTCCAAGTGCATGGATTTACCATATTTTGATACCAATCTGAGAGCTGATTAGCTGAAGCATTCAGAGAAGTCTTCAAAGCAATGAGGGCATCCCctggacaaaagttaattattaaATCAAGCTGTCAACACTCACAAATGAGAATTACAACTTATATTTAGGAAACTCAAGCACATTAGAATAGAAGAGGTAAGGTAAGATGTATGAAATAATTCCCACCTATTCAAAAAACCAAGAAACACCATGTCATCAAAAAGCACCAGTTTCTCCAataacaaaatttgaaatattattttaacaCATATAACACCTATTTCCAAAATATCTAATTCATGTTCGATTGCTCCAAAACAAGGAGCGGATGTGGTATGCCACATGTCCTAGATTGTGtcttgaaatattattttaacaCATACAACACCTATTTCCAAAATATCTAATTCATGTTTGATTGCTCCAAAACAAGGAGTGGATGTGGTATATGCCACATGTCCTAGATTGTGTTAAGATAGAGATAAACATTATAAGAAACAAAGGAGCTTCTAAACATGAGAGCAACTGTTTTTAAACATTGAACCCCAATATAATGTAGtccattttttctaaaaataatccTTTGAAAACTCATTTCTAAGAGCATTATGACCTTGTTACACTTTTATCTTCAAAACTCCACTTGTTAATTGAAGTTCATTAAATGTGATTATCTTTTCATACAAGAATTATTTCACTATGAATCTCTTGATTTACCATTAGGCAAGAAGTTGTAACATGTTTTGGAGCGAGTGTCCAAAACTTATATCACCATATTAGGCTAACTAATAGCACATTCTTGGTGACATGGCATCGCATTCCTGACCCAAAAGCAACTTATTCTTGGTTACTCCCTATCAATTCGTattctaaaatttttaaaaaaattcaaagaaagaaGCCAGGGCACAAACAGAACTCTAAGTAAATGGAATACACTACATTATTGACTATGCATATGAAAATCCAATAATGAATtcgaacaagaaaaagaatcaaGAGGGCTAGGGCACCAGCAAAAATGATAACAATGCTTAGCCTACAACATTGTGTCTAAATGACGTAAAATATTATGGATACCTTGTGCATCAGATGATACAAAAGAATGCAAACAAGCCAATATTAGAACTCCAAAAACCAGCTTCAGCCCGAAAAACATGGCTTCTCTTATGTGAGACTGTATTCCTAGTTCTCAATGCACGAAAATGCGTTCTCCTCACTGAATGTATGAGTGAGCTTGATCTCTGCAGAAGATTCCAGCATCAGGTTTCTAATGAAATTTATAACCTGAGATGTacacaaaaaaaacagcaaaccaGATACAATCAAGAATATTGACATATTTAACCCATGAAGAGATGAATCTCATAAAATGTAATCTGCCACAGTGCCGGTACGTGGTCATAGGAAAGGGGCCACAGGGTCACTCAACTAAAAAAGTAATGAATTACACCAGTCTAACCCAAGTTGTAGTCGAGATTATTGGAATTCACACTTCACATCCACGTCTTAAGACTTTGGAGATACAGGGAGAAGTTGCCAGagggagaaaataaaacaagaaacatataATTGCCAAATAGGTTTAAGAGGGACAAGGTTGAGAATCCACTGCCAGGGCAAAAAGTCTTCAAAACAAGTAAAACACAATGAACAGTTTAAAAATGGTGTGTACAACTAATTTCTTGAAGTAGGAAATCGGCCTAAAGTGCACCTTGAGAAAAAGGTTTAAACAGAAGGCAAACTCAGTTTGGAAAGCAACTCAAATAGACCCCTTTGTTGTACATGTACTAGATTTGATACAGTACAACAACAAGGAAGACTAGCTGTAGCAAGGCTTTCAAGTTTGGGACCTTTGGCGGCCAAGGCCAACCACACAACCTATAATCAGGAGATTCATAAAATCATGAAATTGTATCCGGAAGAAAGGCCAAGGAAATATtataaatcatttttcttataTCTGACAGCTGAGAGACTAAGGAGATTAATGGGATGAGCCTCGCCCCTCCACTAATCACTAGTGAGACTCAAACCCATGAACTCTTGACCACCAAACTACTTGGGAGTTGGCCCTTTCTTATAGGCAATCCACTTGGGTACATTGACTCATTTACTTCAACTAAGCAAACCACccccccaccaaaaaaaaaaaaagaaaaaaggaaaaaaaagactcATTTACCACACTACCGATCCCCTGCTTCAAATTCATAGTTAAGAGAATAAGAGGTATTGCACTTAATAGGGAAGGATAAAAACTCATAGGTTAGAATCGCAATACCCACATTAAATAAGAACACTAAGGATAAAGATAGCATTCATGCCAAAAAAGAATGTTTACATTggcacaaatttttttggtttctgatCAAAGGCACTTCCATGCTTCTTAGTGTCCTATGGTTTCAACTATTTCAGCTGACTTATGCGAATAATGTAAAAATTTTATTATActagctgttcaaaaaaaatattattctaataATTGAAAGAATTAGTGTAGGTCATTTCAgcaggtgtgagttgaaatatCCTTGGACTAATTCCTATGGATTTGCACGATAAAGAATCAAAAATTATCATTTTGATTCATGTCTCACAAAATCACTCATTTGTTTGACTGATTTGGTGAGAAACTcaaaatatcttcttcttttttattgccAAATCATTCAATCTCAATCCAAAGGTTGCATTTTTTATTAGTACATCTTGCAAAACACGAGTCTTCCCGTGCTGACCCAATAAATTCAAGGAAACCGATCTCATCTTTTCAGTCAACTAAGGCCATAAATTACACATGTATAGTccataaaacaaaaagagagaatacaGCAATGA
This DNA window, taken from Rhododendron vialii isolate Sample 1 chromosome 8a, ASM3025357v1, encodes the following:
- the LOC131298213 gene encoding LRR receptor kinase SERK2-like isoform X3 — translated: MVNPCTWTKVTCDKNNNVIYVSLSDLGFSGVLSPKIGALKTLQTLVLQRNAITGEIPEEFGTLTSLTMLDLDDNCLTGEIPPSLGNLPKLQLLYLSQNNLTGTIPDSLSNLASLTDIQLGSNGLSGQIPGGLFKVPKYNFTGNHLNCGINGSQRCASGSVGSSNKSKIGTVLGIIVGIVCLLVVGGLLLLFWKGRHKVYRREVFVDVAGEVDRRIPFGQLKRFSWRELQLATDNFNEKNVLGQGGFGKVYKGVLSDNTKIAVKRLTDYESPGGDAAFQREVEMISVAVHRNLLHLIGFCTTPTERLLVYPFMQNLSVAYRLREIKPGEPVLDWSTRKRVALGTARGLEYLHEHCNPKIIHRDVKAANVLLDEDFEAVVGDFGLAKLVDVRRTNVTTQVRGTMGHIAPEYLSTGKSSERTDVFGYGIMLLELVTGQRAIDFSRLEEEDDVLLLDHVKKLEREKRLDDIVDRNLNKHYNIQEVEMMIQVALLCTQSSPEDRPLMSEVVRMLEGEGLAERWEEWQHVEVNRRQEYERLQRRFDWGEDSVYNQDAVELSGGR
- the LOC131298213 gene encoding probable LRR receptor-like serine/threonine-protein kinase At5g10290 isoform X1; translated protein: MFFGLKLVFGVLILACLHSFVSSDAQGDALIALKTSLNASANQLSDWYQNMVNPCTWTKVTCDKNNNVIYVSLSDLGFSGVLSPKIGALKTLQTLVLQRNAITGEIPEEFGTLTSLTMLDLDDNCLTGEIPPSLGNLPKLQLLYLSQNNLTGTIPDSLSNLASLTDIQLGSNGLSGQIPGGLFKVPKYNFTGNHLNCGINGSQRCASGSVGSSNKSKIGTVLGIIVGIVCLLVVGGLLLLFWKGRHKVYRREVFVDVAGEVDRRIPFGQLKRFSWRELQLATDNFNEKNVLGQGGFGKVYKGVLSDNTKIAVKRLTDYESPGGDAAFQREVEMISVAVHRNLLHLIGFCTTPTERLLVYPFMQNLSVAYRLREIKPGEPVLDWSTRKRVALGTARGLEYLHEHCNPKIIHRDVKAANVLLDEDFEAVVGDFGLAKLVDVRRTNVTTQVRGTMGHIAPEYLSTGKSSERTDVFGYGIMLLELVTGQRAIDFSRLEEEDDVLLLDHVKKLEREKRLDDIVDRNLNKHYNIQEVEMMIQVALLCTQSSPEDRPLMSEVVRMLEGEGLAERWEEWQHVEVNRRQEYERLQRRFDWGEDSVYNQDAVELSGGR
- the LOC131298213 gene encoding LRR receptor kinase SERK2-like isoform X2, producing MFFGLKLVFGVLILACLHSFVSSDAQGDALIALKTSLNASANQLSDWYQNMVNPCTWTKVTCDKNNNVIYVSLSDLGFSGVLSPKIGALKTLQTLYLSQNNLTGTIPDSLSNLASLTDIQLGSNGLSGQIPGGLFKVPKYNFTGNHLNCGINGSQRCASGSVGSSNKSKIGTVLGIIVGIVCLLVVGGLLLLFWKGRHKVYRREVFVDVAGEVDRRIPFGQLKRFSWRELQLATDNFNEKNVLGQGGFGKVYKGVLSDNTKIAVKRLTDYESPGGDAAFQREVEMISVAVHRNLLHLIGFCTTPTERLLVYPFMQNLSVAYRLREIKPGEPVLDWSTRKRVALGTARGLEYLHEHCNPKIIHRDVKAANVLLDEDFEAVVGDFGLAKLVDVRRTNVTTQVRGTMGHIAPEYLSTGKSSERTDVFGYGIMLLELVTGQRAIDFSRLEEEDDVLLLDHVKKLEREKRLDDIVDRNLNKHYNIQEVEMMIQVALLCTQSSPEDRPLMSEVVRMLEGEGLAERWEEWQHVEVNRRQEYERLQRRFDWGEDSVYNQDAVELSGGR